The following coding sequences lie in one Anoplolepis gracilipes chromosome 4, ASM4749672v1, whole genome shotgun sequence genomic window:
- the LOC140664421 gene encoding TP53-regulated inhibitor of apoptosis 1, giving the protein MNSIGESCNELKQQYDSCFHTWFSEKFLKGDTSDSTCSHLFKTYQQCVKKAMKEQHIEFKEMETNYLETEREKKPHS; this is encoded by the exons ATGAATAGCATAGGCGAATCGTGCAATGAACTGAAACAACAGTATGATTCTTGTTTCCACACGTGGTTTTCTGAGAAATTCTTGAAAGGTGACACGAGTGACAGCACATGCTCGCATTTATTCAAAACATATCAGCAGTGTGTCAAG AAGGCCATGAAAGAGCAACACATTGAATTCAAAGAGATGGAgacaaattatttagaaactgaaagggaaaaaaagcCACATAGTTGA
- the Ssrp gene encoding FACT complex subunit Ssrp1: MDFLEYPDIFAEVKGAMTPGRLKLTDQHLIFKNQKTGKVEQISASDMEMVNYQKFIGTWGLRIFLKNGTLHRFKGFKEADQEKLAKFFSVNYKKDMLEKELSLKGWNWGTAKFMGSILSFDVGHHTAFEIPLYDVSQCNTGKNEVTLEFHQNDDAPVSLMEMRFHIPVSDSADQDPVEAFHQQVMDKASVISVSGDAIAIFREIHCLTPRGRYDIKIFQSFFQLHGKTFDYKIPMSTVLRLFLLPHKDSRQTFFVVSLDPPIKQGQTRYHYLVLLFNQEEETSIELPFTEKELKEKYEDKLPKELTGPTYEVLGKVMKVIINRKITGPGHFLGHTKTPAIGCSFKAAAGYLYPLERGFIYVHKPPIHIRFEEIASVNFARGGGSTRSFDFEIELTSGVVHTFSSIEKEEYGKLFDFITSKKLRVKNRGKSDKPKYDEDFGDSDQEDEPDAYLARVKAEAQERDGEANQDSEEGSTDEDFNPNQDVSDVAEEYDSNPNSSDSDEDSDASAASHKKEKKEKKEKKPKSAKTISEKPRKQRKPKKEKDANKPKRPPTAFMLWLNSTRESIKADNPGINVTEIAKKGGEMWRELKDKSEWEAKAAKAKKEYAASMKEYEASGGGKSKEKKEKTEKKKKETKKDSPSKMMSGSSFKSKEYISDDDSSSDESKKSEKKSSDNESGKEGKEKNKKSEKRLMEDTGKKAVKKKKQNQSDEESDAEEPIESTPSSSDAESKNSD, translated from the exons ATGGATTTTCTGGAATATCCGGACATTTTTGCCGAGGTTAAGGGTGCTATG ACACCAGGCAGATTGAAGTTGACTGACCAACATTTGATCTTCAAGAATCAGAAAACTGGTAAAGTAGAACAGATTTCTGCTTCTGATATGGAGAtggtaaattatcaaaaatttattggaaCCTGGGGCttgcgtatttttttaaaaaatggtaCTTTGCATCGTTTCAAAGGCTTCAAAGAAGCTGATCAGGAAAAGCTTGCCAAGTTCTTTTCCGTCAATTATAAGAAAGATATGTTGGAAAAAGAACTGAGTTTAAAAGGTTGGAATTGGGGTACTGCAAAGTTTATGGGATCCATTCTGAGTTTTGATGTTGGGCATCACACTGCTTTTGAAATACCTCTGTACGACGTGTCACAATGTAATACAGGGAAAAATGAAGTGACTTTAGAGTTCCATCAGAATGACGATGCTCCAGTCAGTCTGATGGAGATGAGATTTCATATTCCTGTCAGTGATAGCGCAGACCAAGACCCTGTCGAAGCATTCCATCAACAG GTGATGGATAAGGCATCTGTAATTAGTGTGAGTGGCGACGCGATTGCTATATTTAGGGAGATTCATTGTCTAACCCCACGTGGTCGTTACGACATCAAAATCTTCCAGTCCTTCTTTCAATTGCACGGCAAAACTTTTGACTATAAAATTCCCATGTCAACTGTCCTGAGACTTTTTCTACTACCACACAAGGATAGTCGGCAAACGTTCTTTGTCGTGAGTCTGGATCCTCCTATAAAACAGGGTCAAACGCGATATCATTATTTGGTTCTCCTGTTCAACCAAGAGGAGGAAACCTCTATTGAGCTTCCATTCACTGAAAAGGAGCtaaaggaaaaatatgaaGACAAACTACCGAAGGAATTAACAGGACCGACATACGAAGTACTTGGCAag GTGatgaaagtaattattaacCGAAAAATAACCGGACCTGGACACTTCTTGGGTCATACGAAGACACCCGCGATTGGCTGTTCTTTCAAGGCCGCGGCAGGATATCTATATCCGCTGGAGCGAGGTTTCATCTACGTGCACAAACCGCCGATACACATTCGTTTTGAGGAGATAGCTTCGGTAAATTTTGCACGCGGCGGTGGTTCAACCAGATCTTTTGACTTCGAGATCGAACTTACGAGTGGTGTAGTTCACACTTTTAGCAGCATCGAGAAAGAAGAGTATGGTAAATTGTTCGATTTCATCACGTCGAAAAAACTTCGTGTCAAGAATCGCGGCAAGAGTGACAAACCTAAATACGACGAGGACTTTGGTGACAGCGATCAAGAAGATGAACCTGATGCTTACTTGGCGCGAGTTAAAGCAGAGGCGCAGGAGCGAGACGGCGAAGCAAACCAAGATTCCGAGGAAGGCTCGACGGATGAGGACTTCAATCCGAATCAAGACGTGAGTGATGTTGCCGAGGAATATGACAGCAATCCCAATAGTTCCGACAGCGACGAAGACTCGGATGCGTCTGCAGCTAGTCATaagaaggagaagaaagagaaaaaagaaaagaaacctAAATCGGCAAAGACAATATCAGAAAAGCCACGCAAGCAGAGAAAAccgaaaaaggaaaaggatgcAAATAAACCGAAAAGACCTCCAACGGCGTTCATGTTATGGCTTAATAGTACACGTGAAAGCATCAAGGCGGATAATCCGGGAATAAATGTGACAGAAATCGCAAAGAAAGGAGGTGAAATGTGGCGAGAGCTCAAGGATAAATCAGAATGGGAAGCGAAGGCAGCTAAAGCTAAAAAAGAATATGCCGCATCGATGAAGGAATACGAAGCGAGCGGAGGCGGTAAatctaaagaaaagaaagaaaaaacggaaaagaagaagaaggaaacGAAGAAAGACTCGCCCAGCAAAATGATGAGTGGCTCGTCTTTCAAAAGCAAAGAATATATTAGCGATGATGATAGTAGTAGCGACGAGAGTAAAAAGTCCGAAAAGAAGAGTTCCGACAATGAAAGCGGTAAAgagggaaaagagaaaaataaaaaaagtgagaAACGACTTATGGAAGATACTGGAAAAAAGGCAGtaaagaagaagaaacaaAATCAGTCAGATGAAGAAAGCGACGCGGAAGAGCCCATAGAAAGTACTCCATCTTCATCTGATGCGGAATCTAAAAATAgtgattaa
- the LOC140664388 gene encoding uncharacterized protein isoform X2: MMRYCPLCIKNGLKRKIKAFQINFEEAVWACEAENCPWPINHDEITFFQRNAHTCNWNEELSPPIGIPEESIPISTELLLYTPPVTPGGELSKESTDNASTECSLNPLSENKLDETLVKNKTIYSSKEPTGSLPILDLSKVESINLTEERRDSTNEENASICKTLPKIVNIQKTRFDVTILNSKSKEHFNETIHKRTDATITNENILENTLCKEIDLDTQCKIGNKQSKNSKVQLNDKMNEAKTSLNTEILSETDKRLFDTNDTNNLSTTNNSLSNNSEINSNIDEIIENILSTRNQTTENVDNDWLNSLIGL; the protein is encoded by the exons ATGATGAGATATTGCCCCCTCTGCATAAAGAATGgcctaaaaagaaaaatcaaggCCTTTCAGATCAACTTTGAGGAAGCAGTATGGGCTTGTGAGGCAGAAAAT tgCCCTTGGCCAATTAATCATGACGAAATAAcgttttttcaaagaaacgcTCATACCTGTAATTGGAATGAAGAGCTATCTCCTCCGATTGGTATCCCTGAAGAAAGTATACCTATATCAACAGAATTGTTACTTTATACTCCACCTGTAACTCCTGGTGGAGAACTTTCCAAGGAATCAACTGATAATGCAAGCACTGAATGTTCACTCAATCCTTTATCAGAAAACAAACTTGATGAAAcattagttaaaaataaaactatttattcaAGTAAAGAACCTACAGGTTCTTTGCCAATATTAGACCTAAGCAAAGTagaaagtattaatttaactGAAGAAAGAAGGGATAGTACAAACGAAGAAAATGCAAGTATTTGTAAAACATTgccaaaaattgttaatattcaGAAGACTCGATTCgatgttacaattttaaattcaaaaagtaAGGAgcattttaatgaaacaataCACAAACGGACAGATGCAACTATAACAAAcgaaaatatattggaaaatacatTATGCAAAGAGATTGATTTAGATACACAATGTAAAATAGGGAACAAGCAGAGTAAAAATAGCAAAGtacaattaaatgataaaatgaatGAGGCGAAGACAAGtttaaatacagaaatattatCGGAGACTGACAAACGACTGTTTGATACAAATGATACAAATAACCTTAGTACAACAAATAATTCTCTATCGAATAACTCAGAGATTAATTCAAACATAgatgaaataatagaaaatattttaagtacaaGAAATCAAACAACTGAAAATGTAGATAATGATTGGTTAAATTCACTTATTGGCTTATAA
- the LOC140664388 gene encoding uncharacterized protein isoform X1, which translates to MMMRYCPLCIKNGLKRKIKAFQINFEEAVWACEAENCPWPINHDEITFFQRNAHTCNWNEELSPPIGIPEESIPISTELLLYTPPVTPGGELSKESTDNASTECSLNPLSENKLDETLVKNKTIYSSKEPTGSLPILDLSKVESINLTEERRDSTNEENASICKTLPKIVNIQKTRFDVTILNSKSKEHFNETIHKRTDATITNENILENTLCKEIDLDTQCKIGNKQSKNSKVQLNDKMNEAKTSLNTEILSETDKRLFDTNDTNNLSTTNNSLSNNSEINSNIDEIIENILSTRNQTTENVDNDWLNSLIGL; encoded by the exons AT GATGATGAGATATTGCCCCCTCTGCATAAAGAATGgcctaaaaagaaaaatcaaggCCTTTCAGATCAACTTTGAGGAAGCAGTATGGGCTTGTGAGGCAGAAAAT tgCCCTTGGCCAATTAATCATGACGAAATAAcgttttttcaaagaaacgcTCATACCTGTAATTGGAATGAAGAGCTATCTCCTCCGATTGGTATCCCTGAAGAAAGTATACCTATATCAACAGAATTGTTACTTTATACTCCACCTGTAACTCCTGGTGGAGAACTTTCCAAGGAATCAACTGATAATGCAAGCACTGAATGTTCACTCAATCCTTTATCAGAAAACAAACTTGATGAAAcattagttaaaaataaaactatttattcaAGTAAAGAACCTACAGGTTCTTTGCCAATATTAGACCTAAGCAAAGTagaaagtattaatttaactGAAGAAAGAAGGGATAGTACAAACGAAGAAAATGCAAGTATTTGTAAAACATTgccaaaaattgttaatattcaGAAGACTCGATTCgatgttacaattttaaattcaaaaagtaAGGAgcattttaatgaaacaataCACAAACGGACAGATGCAACTATAACAAAcgaaaatatattggaaaatacatTATGCAAAGAGATTGATTTAGATACACAATGTAAAATAGGGAACAAGCAGAGTAAAAATAGCAAAGtacaattaaatgataaaatgaatGAGGCGAAGACAAGtttaaatacagaaatattatCGGAGACTGACAAACGACTGTTTGATACAAATGATACAAATAACCTTAGTACAACAAATAATTCTCTATCGAATAACTCAGAGATTAATTCAAACATAgatgaaataatagaaaatattttaagtacaaGAAATCAAACAACTGAAAATGTAGATAATGATTGGTTAAATTCACTTATTGGCTTATAA
- the LOC140664386 gene encoding bifunctional 3'-phosphoadenosine 5'-phosphosulfate synthase-like yields the protein MGIFARPILEMSDSPKEAQATATNVSSQVHHVSRSKRAQAIGSVQGFRGCTIWMTGLSGAGKTSISFQLEEYLVSQGIPAYSLDGDNMRTGLNRNLGFSKEDREENVRRVAEVARLFADAGIITLCSFVSPFAADRKMAREVHKNADLPFFEIFVEASLQVCESRDVKGLYKKARQGIIKGFTGIDQNYDVPITPDLIVNTENVTVQQSTDFVIDFLQRKHVIPKLDESKQPFQELFVKEDRLKNIRKEIKILPALEIGEIDMQWVQVLAEGWAAPLKGFMRENEYLQTQHFNCLYENGVQINQSIPIVLAVSTADKERFLDASALVLRYQSKDLAILRNPEFYHHRKEERCCRQFGTNDPRHPYVRIIRESGDWLVGGDLEVLERIRWNDGLDHYRLTPNEIKTRCQEIGADAVFAFQLRNPIHNGHALLMQDTRRYLVEERGFKKPVLLLHPLGGWTKDDDVPLPIRIQQHQAVLEEGILHKDTILAIFPSPMCYAGPTEVQWHAKARMIAGANFYIVGRDPAGVPHPDKSVTPDGNLYDATHGARVLSMAPGLQNLEIIPFRVAAYDTKTKKMSFFETERQQDFIFISGTKMRALAKNGEDPPEGFMAPKAWKIITKYYQTLHTHGDEKQINN from the exons ATGGGAATTTTTGCGCGGCCAATTTTGGAAATGTCAGATTCCCCGAAAGAG GCGCAGGCAACAGCGACTAACGTATCGTCTCAAGTTCATCATGTGTCCAGATCGAAAAGGGCACAAGCAATCGGTTCTGTTCAAGGATTTCGTGGATGTACAATTTGGATGACAGGACTTTCCGGTGCCGGGAAGACTTCCATTTCTTTTCAGCTTGAAGAATATCTCGTTTCTCAA GGAATTCCTGCGTATAGCCTGGACGGGGACAACATGCGCACCGGTCTGAATCGTAATCTCGGCTTCAGCAAAGAGGATCGCGAGGAGAATGTCCGTCGCGTTGCCGAAGTCGCGAGACTCTTTGCGGATGCTGGCATCATCACCCTCTGCAGCTTCGTATCGCCGTTCGCAGCGGATCGAAAAATGGCACGCGAAGTTCACAAAAACGCCGATCTGCCCTTCTTCGAGATATTCGTCGAGGCATCTCTCCAGGTATGCGAGTCCCGTGACGTTAAGGGACTTTATAAGAAGGCGCGCCAAGGTATCATTAAAGGTTTCACCGGCATCGATCAAAATTATGATGTACCCATTACACCTGATCTCATTGTCAACACGGAGAACGTCACTGTTCAACAATCCACCGATTTCGTCATCGATTTTCTCCAGCGCAAACACGTTATACCAAAGTTAGACGAGTCCAAGCAACCTTTTCAGGAATTATTCGTGAAAGAggatagattaaaaaatatccggaaagaaataaaaattcttccaGCCTTGGAAATCGGAGAGATAGACATGCAATGGGTACAAGTTCTCGCTGAAGGGTGGGCGGCGCCTTTAAAAGGATTTATGAGAGAAAACGAATATCTTCAA aCGCAGCATTTCAACTGTCTGTATGAAAACGGGGTTcaaatcaatcaatcaatccCCATTGTTCTTGCCGTAAGCACCGCTGACAAGGAACGCTTCTTAGATGCGAGTGCGCTCGTTCTCAGATACCAAAGTAAGGATCTTGCAATCTTACGCAATCCGGAATTTTATCACCATCGCAAGGAAGAACGTTGCTGTCGGCAATTCGGCACAAACGATCCTAGACATCCGTACGTCAGAATAATCCGGGAATCCGGCGACTGGTTGGTCGGCGGTGACTTGGAAGTGCTCGAAAGAATTAGATGGAACGATGGTCTAGATCATTATAGACTAACGCCTAACGAGATCAAAACCAGATGTCAGGAGATTGGCGCCGACGCGGTTTTTGCTTTCCAACTGCGAAATCCGATACACAACGGACATGCGTTGTTGATGCAG GACACTAGAAGATACCTTGTCGAAGAGCGTGGCTTCAAGAAACCAGTTCTCCTTTTACATCCTTTAGGCGGATGGACTAAAGACGATGATGTTCCTTTGCCGATTAGAATACAACAACATCAGGCTGTCCTCGAGGAAGGAATCTTGCATAAGGATACTATTCTCGCTATTTTCCCGAGTCCTATGTGTTATGCCGGTCCTACAGAA gTGCAATGGCATGCCAAAGCTCGTATGATCGCAGGAGCAAATTTTTACATCGTTGGCAGGGATCCCGCCGGCGTGCCACATCCTGATAAGTCCGTCACACCGGACGGTAATCTTTATGACGCTACTCATGGAGCGCGCGTCCTTTCAATGGCGCCAGGCTTGCAGAATCTTGAAATTATCCCTTTTAGAGTAGCCGCTTACGAcacaaaaacgaaaaaaatgtctttcttCGAAACTGAACGACAAcaagactttatttttatttccggcACCAAAATGCGCG CTTTGGCCAAAAATGGTGAAGATCCTCCCGAAGGTTTCATGGCGCCGAAAGCATGGAAAATTATCACGAAATATTATCAAACACTGCACACACATGGAGACGAGaagcaaattaataattga